A region of Paenibacillus thiaminolyticus DNA encodes the following proteins:
- a CDS encoding GNAT family N-acetyltransferase, translated as MSILMKEPLHIEALTFNQPFCAGVILVREERVVMTLNADMGALDGQAVMSDQVLRIGGVGGGQELGETMPACALRETREELATDRVRLKSSPVTYFHDLDTGVVRPVTVRDELAPFLLQRATNPAPDQPYKQGLPVGPYIYYGIYAAEADESEPLAPGDDVAALLSVPIGSWGEIEQGVTLSEALAHGCTITEAVPLQRDTRLHVPDSESMRTIMRMYPQFMEASGIELRPLALTDGSDIYEMLQKMGPGENGFSNSGYGIRPTQFRSYLKSYIQMSQGRRLPAHLVPQNVYWLYVQGWPVGIGKLRHALTDALRERGGHIGYAIRPEARRRGYGTVMLRLLLAEARRIGLQEVLLTCDEDNTASRRVIEKNGGRLAGTGDGICKYWIAL; from the coding sequence ATGTCTATCCTGATGAAGGAGCCTCTCCATATCGAAGCGCTGACGTTCAATCAACCGTTCTGCGCCGGCGTCATCCTCGTCCGGGAGGAGCGCGTCGTCATGACGCTCAATGCGGACATGGGCGCCTTGGATGGCCAGGCTGTGATGTCCGATCAGGTCCTGCGCATCGGGGGCGTCGGAGGCGGTCAGGAGTTGGGCGAGACAATGCCCGCCTGCGCGCTGCGGGAAACGAGGGAGGAGCTGGCAACCGACCGGGTGCGGTTGAAGTCGTCGCCAGTAACATATTTTCACGACCTGGACACTGGTGTAGTACGCCCAGTGACAGTGCGTGACGAGTTGGCGCCGTTCCTGCTTCAGCGCGCGACGAATCCGGCGCCGGATCAGCCGTATAAGCAGGGTCTGCCTGTCGGTCCCTACATCTATTACGGCATCTATGCGGCCGAAGCGGATGAATCCGAGCCGCTCGCCCCTGGGGATGATGTCGCGGCGCTGTTGTCTGTCCCGATCGGGAGCTGGGGTGAGATAGAGCAGGGCGTGACGCTGTCCGAAGCGCTGGCTCACGGCTGTACGATAACGGAAGCGGTCCCGCTGCAGCGGGATACCCGACTGCATGTGCCAGACTCCGAATCGATGCGCACCATCATGCGGATGTATCCTCAGTTCATGGAAGCTTCAGGCATTGAGCTTCGTCCGCTGGCGCTGACGGACGGCAGCGATATTTACGAGATGCTGCAGAAGATGGGGCCGGGGGAGAACGGGTTCTCCAACAGCGGATACGGCATTCGCCCGACACAGTTCCGATCCTATCTAAAATCCTACATACAGATGTCGCAAGGGCGCCGCCTCCCCGCGCATCTCGTTCCCCAGAACGTGTATTGGCTGTATGTCCAAGGCTGGCCGGTCGGCATCGGCAAGCTGCGGCATGCGCTGACTGATGCGCTGCGGGAGCGGGGCGGCCATATCGGCTACGCAATTCGTCCCGAAGCGCGCCGGCGGGGATACGGAACAGTCATGCTGCGGCTGCTGCTCGCCGAGGCGAGACGGATCGGCCTGCAGGAAGTGCTTCTTACCTGCGATGAAGACAATACGGCTTCGAGGCGTGTCATCGAGAAGAACGGCGGCCGCTTGGCCGGGACTGGAGACGGTATCTGCAAATATTGGATTGCACTCTGA
- a CDS encoding DUF2569 domain-containing protein, with the protein MNANPPAGSPGEPPRPLQPLGSSYQGLSGWLIVVQIGLWLLFIMILNLLFTEIFPIYQSNTWSLLTTPESEYYHSMWSVLIIFETIANLLTLMLLIMVLILFYRKKKLLPTMIIVLYIWNILSFFADYSLASLIPGGQDADSLEALKPLVRSSIFSVIWIIYFIRSKRVKATFVN; encoded by the coding sequence ATGAACGCAAATCCTCCCGCCGGGTCTCCCGGCGAACCGCCGCGCCCGCTTCAGCCGCTGGGGTCCTCCTATCAAGGGCTGTCGGGCTGGCTGATTGTCGTTCAGATCGGGCTGTGGTTGTTGTTCATCATGATTCTCAACTTGCTGTTTACAGAAATTTTTCCAATCTACCAATCGAATACATGGAGTCTGCTCACGACGCCTGAATCGGAATACTATCACTCGATGTGGTCGGTGCTTATTATTTTCGAGACGATAGCCAATCTATTGACATTGATGCTGCTGATTATGGTGCTCATTCTGTTCTATCGGAAAAAGAAGCTGCTGCCGACGATGATTATCGTATTGTACATATGGAACATTTTATCGTTCTTTGCCGACTATTCTTTGGCCAGTCTGATTCCGGGGGGACAGGACGCTGATAGCCTGGAAGCGCTCAAACCTCTGGTGCGGAGCTCCATCTTCAGTGTCATCTGGATCATCTATTTCATCCGATCGAAGCGCGTCAAGGCGACCTTTGTGAATTAA
- a CDS encoding proline dehydrogenase family protein, whose protein sequence is MESLMRNGLLFLSKNRMANRAAKKYGLRFGARRFVAGEQIADAVAAVRELNEAGIVATLDHLGEFILTEEEAQESTQFCIRTLQEIEKSGVRSNLSLKMTQLGLDLSRELCMRNMRAILDTAAACGNFVRIDMEDYAHNEASLDIYSELREEYGDTVGLVIQAYLYKSADDIDNLHRFRPNLRLVKGAYKESPDVAYPSKEDVDRNFIHIIEQHLRNGDYAAIATHDDKIIKHVKQFVTEHNIPRSQFEFQMLYGIRTQAQRDLAREGYTMRIYVPFGNDWYGYFMRRLAERPANVGFVLKSLFKS, encoded by the coding sequence ATGGAAAGCTTAATGAGAAATGGTCTATTATTTCTGTCGAAGAATCGCATGGCCAACCGCGCCGCGAAGAAGTACGGACTGCGCTTCGGCGCCCGCCGCTTCGTCGCCGGAGAGCAGATTGCAGATGCCGTCGCAGCCGTCCGGGAACTGAATGAAGCCGGCATCGTGGCGACCTTGGATCATCTGGGCGAATTCATTCTTACCGAGGAAGAGGCCCAGGAATCAACCCAGTTCTGCATACGCACGCTGCAGGAGATAGAGAAGAGCGGCGTCCGCTCGAATCTCTCACTAAAGATGACCCAGCTCGGACTGGATCTGTCCCGCGAGCTGTGCATGCGCAACATGAGGGCCATCCTGGACACTGCCGCCGCCTGCGGCAATTTCGTCCGCATCGACATGGAGGATTATGCGCACAACGAAGCCTCCCTCGATATTTACAGCGAGCTGCGTGAGGAATACGGCGATACGGTCGGCCTCGTCATTCAAGCCTATCTGTACAAGAGCGCTGACGATATTGACAACCTGCACCGGTTCCGGCCAAATCTGCGGCTCGTGAAGGGCGCCTACAAGGAATCGCCCGACGTCGCTTACCCGAGTAAGGAAGACGTGGACCGCAACTTCATTCACATCATCGAACAACACCTCAGAAATGGCGACTATGCCGCCATTGCCACCCATGACGATAAAATCATCAAGCATGTCAAGCAATTCGTAACCGAGCACAATATCCCGCGCAGCCAGTTCGAATTCCAGATGCTCTACGGCATTCGCACCCAGGCGCAGCGCGATCTGGCCAGAGAAGGCTATACGATGCGAATCTATGTCCCGTTCGGCAATGATTGGTACGGTTACTTCATGCGCCGCCTGGCAGAACGGCCGGCGAACGTCGGATTTGTGCTGAAATCTCTTTTCAAGTCGTAG
- a CDS encoding DUF2569 domain-containing protein, whose protein sequence is MNGNPPAGSSGEPPRPLQPLGPSYQGLSGWLIVIQIALWWSFISMLISLFSEIIPFFQSDTWSLLTTPESDNSVLPVLIIFETVANLLISMMLIMVLILFYRKTKLLPKMLIVFYICSILWTFADTYLVSLTPGGLEDYSRMKIFSLLVLRPFFKITWIIYFIRSKRVKATFVN, encoded by the coding sequence ATGAACGGGAATCCTCCCGCCGGTTCATCCGGCGAACCGCCGCGCCCGCTTCAGCCGCTGGGGCCCTCCTATCAAGGGCTGTCGGGCTGGCTGATTGTCATTCAGATTGCGCTGTGGTGGTCGTTTATAAGCATGCTTATCTCGCTGTTTTCAGAAATTATTCCATTCTTCCAATCTGATACATGGAGTTTGCTCACGACGCCTGAATCGGATAACTCGGTGTTGCCGGTGCTTATTATTTTCGAGACGGTAGCCAATCTCTTGATATCGATGATGCTGATTATGGTACTCATTCTGTTCTATCGCAAAACGAAGCTGCTGCCAAAGATGTTGATCGTCTTCTACATATGTAGCATTTTATGGACCTTTGCCGACACTTATTTGGTCAGTCTGACTCCGGGGGGACTGGAAGATTATAGCCGCATGAAAATCTTCAGCCTTCTGGTGCTGCGCCCCTTCTTCAAGATCACCTGGATCATTTATTTCATCCGATCGAAGCGCGTCAAGGCGACCTTCGTGAATTAA
- a CDS encoding DUF2877 domain-containing protein yields MNIRIGRRLLFIGTAQNGYLPFAVHVDRESFERIACRIRPGDRMVVEFRPGALWLGERNAAVRLDNASVFCSMLRGSPANSGILSANFRRFTALLRMYSGITGFGMSAAQVMDILRKETDQTELGRALIACRTSLGCCDPSLQWQAVRSLIGYGSGLTPAGDDFLIGAAGAGVYTGQVSALVLSKLDERLAQHQDLTTDVSLEYLHYAVSGQFGSRILEVLNALCCQMPTDVARAVWSLTGTGRTSGIDTALGIYCMIVELEKEVSP; encoded by the coding sequence ATGAACATTCGAATAGGACGGCGGCTTTTATTTATAGGTACCGCTCAGAATGGTTATTTGCCCTTTGCCGTTCATGTTGACCGCGAATCCTTCGAGCGAATCGCTTGCCGGATTCGTCCCGGCGACAGGATGGTTGTGGAGTTCCGCCCAGGCGCATTATGGCTAGGCGAACGGAATGCCGCAGTGCGTCTGGACAACGCCTCGGTGTTCTGCAGCATGCTGAGGGGCTCTCCGGCCAACTCCGGAATACTGTCCGCCAATTTCCGGCGGTTCACTGCCTTGCTTCGCATGTATTCCGGGATCACGGGATTTGGCATGAGCGCCGCTCAGGTCATGGACATTTTGCGCAAAGAAACCGATCAGACTGAATTGGGGCGGGCATTGATTGCCTGCCGGACATCCCTTGGCTGCTGCGATCCGTCTCTCCAGTGGCAGGCCGTCCGGTCCCTAATCGGTTACGGTTCGGGGCTGACGCCGGCAGGCGACGACTTTCTGATTGGGGCTGCAGGCGCCGGGGTGTATACCGGCCAAGTATCTGCGCTCGTTCTGTCCAAGCTGGATGAGCGCTTGGCGCAGCATCAAGATCTGACGACCGATGTTAGCCTGGAGTATCTTCATTACGCTGTGAGCGGACAATTCGGAAGCCGCATTCTGGAGGTGCTGAATGCACTCTGCTGCCAGATGCCAACCGATGTGGCCAGAGCCGTGTGGTCGCTAACCGGCACGGGCCGCACGTCGGGGATCGATACCGCTCTGGGCATATACTGCATGATTGTCGAACTAGAAAAGGAGGTATCGCCTTGA
- the arcC gene encoding carbamate kinase, translating into MMKTVLIALGGNAILQANQTATYETQLQNIRMCCTIISNIVNKGYRVILTHGNGPQVGHILLQNEMAKDSVPMLPLHVCSAESQGFIGYMIQQSLLNELTRQGIERQVICLVTSVEVSPNDDAFGRPSKPIGSFYNKEEAERLAAEKGWSVKEDSNRGWRRVVPSPSPRSIIGSQVMRQLLDANHIVIAAGGGGIPVVRAADGTLKGVDAVIDKDRTGSLLAKEIGADTFIMLTDVEQVYINFGEPEQQALGAVSIEDASRYLSAGQFGKGSMEPKMNAALDFAESGGTAIIASLRNADLALEGKAGTRISKGTDG; encoded by the coding sequence TTGATGAAGACCGTGCTGATTGCGCTCGGCGGCAATGCGATTTTGCAGGCTAATCAAACCGCGACTTACGAGACCCAACTGCAAAATATCCGGATGTGCTGCACTATCATTTCGAATATCGTCAACAAAGGTTATCGCGTTATACTTACTCACGGCAACGGTCCGCAAGTAGGGCATATTTTGCTGCAGAACGAAATGGCCAAGGATTCAGTCCCTATGCTGCCGCTGCATGTATGCAGCGCCGAGAGCCAGGGCTTTATCGGCTATATGATCCAACAATCGTTACTGAACGAATTAACGAGGCAGGGGATCGAGCGGCAGGTCATTTGTCTTGTGACATCCGTGGAGGTGTCCCCGAACGACGATGCCTTCGGGCGGCCTAGTAAGCCTATCGGTTCGTTCTACAATAAGGAAGAAGCCGAACGGCTCGCTGCAGAGAAGGGATGGAGCGTGAAGGAGGATTCCAACCGCGGCTGGCGCCGTGTCGTTCCCTCTCCTTCTCCGCGCAGCATTATCGGAAGTCAGGTTATGCGGCAATTGCTTGATGCGAACCACATCGTTATCGCGGCGGGCGGGGGAGGCATACCGGTTGTACGGGCAGCGGACGGGACGCTGAAAGGCGTGGATGCGGTAATTGATAAGGATCGTACCGGCAGCCTGCTCGCCAAGGAGATCGGCGCGGATACGTTCATTATGCTAACCGATGTGGAACAGGTGTACATTAACTTCGGCGAACCGGAGCAGCAAGCCCTTGGCGCGGTTTCTATCGAGGACGCGAGCCGCTATTTGTCCGCGGGACAATTCGGCAAAGGCAGCATGGAACCCAAAATGAATGCCGCCCTCGATTTTGCCGAAAGCGGGGGAACGGCCATTATCGCGTCGCTTCGCAATGCCGATCTCGCCTTGGAAGGCAAGGCGGGAACCCGGATCAGCAAGGGAACTGACGGATAA
- the pruA gene encoding L-glutamate gamma-semialdehyde dehydrogenase, protein MTMVDYRNEPFTDFKQEHNRQAMLTALERVRAQLGRTCPLKINGQEIATDRRSASINPGQLKQVIGYVAQADANLAHQAIAAADAAFRDWQHVDPEVRAGYLFKAAAIIRRRKFEFSAWLVYEVGKNWAEADADVAEAIDFLEFYGREMIRLAGPQPLTPLPGEDNRLTYIPLGVGVVIPPWNFPFAIMAGMTCAALVAGNTVVLKPASTSPIIAARFVELMEEAGLPAGVLNFVPGSGSEIGDLLVDHPRTRFVSFTGSRDVGLRINERIARPAAGQIWMKRLIAEMGGKDGIVVDNSADPAEAADAIVASAFGFQGQKCSAGSRAIIHQDIYEEVLGHIIEKTKQLTVGLPEENYPIGPVIDENAYNKIREYMAIGLSEGRLVAGGEIAEGDGYYLQPTVFADVMPEARIMLEEIFGPVLAVCKADDFKQAIDIFNNTEYGLTGSVFSRNREHLEYARRHMHCGNLYFNRKCTGALVGVHPFGGFNMSGTDSKAGGRDYLLLFTQAKLVSEKW, encoded by the coding sequence ATGACGATGGTGGATTACCGCAATGAGCCGTTTACCGATTTCAAGCAGGAGCATAACCGCCAAGCGATGCTCACCGCGCTGGAGCGCGTCCGCGCCCAATTGGGGCGCACCTGCCCGCTCAAGATCAACGGTCAGGAGATCGCAACCGACAGACGCTCCGCTTCCATAAATCCCGGGCAACTGAAGCAGGTCATCGGTTATGTCGCCCAGGCCGATGCCAATCTGGCCCATCAAGCGATTGCCGCTGCGGATGCCGCCTTCCGGGATTGGCAGCATGTCGATCCCGAAGTCCGGGCGGGGTACCTGTTCAAGGCGGCGGCCATTATCCGCCGGCGCAAATTCGAATTCTCCGCCTGGCTCGTCTATGAAGTCGGGAAGAACTGGGCCGAAGCGGATGCCGATGTCGCCGAAGCAATTGACTTCCTTGAATTCTATGGCCGGGAAATGATCCGGCTCGCGGGACCGCAGCCGTTGACTCCACTGCCTGGCGAAGACAACCGGCTGACGTATATTCCGCTCGGCGTCGGCGTCGTCATCCCGCCATGGAACTTCCCGTTCGCCATCATGGCCGGCATGACCTGCGCCGCCCTCGTCGCCGGGAACACGGTCGTGCTCAAGCCGGCATCGACTTCGCCGATCATCGCCGCGCGATTCGTCGAGCTGATGGAAGAAGCCGGACTGCCGGCCGGTGTCCTCAACTTCGTACCCGGCTCGGGCAGCGAGATCGGCGACCTGCTCGTCGATCATCCGCGCACCCGCTTCGTCTCGTTCACGGGCTCCCGTGATGTCGGCCTGCGGATTAACGAGCGGATCGCGCGTCCGGCGGCAGGACAGATCTGGATGAAGCGTCTCATCGCCGAGATGGGCGGCAAGGACGGCATCGTCGTGGACAACAGCGCCGATCCGGCCGAGGCGGCAGATGCGATTGTCGCGTCCGCCTTCGGGTTCCAGGGGCAGAAATGCTCCGCAGGCTCCCGCGCCATCATTCATCAGGATATCTATGAAGAAGTGCTCGGCCATATCATCGAGAAGACGAAGCAGTTGACTGTCGGCCTGCCGGAAGAGAACTATCCCATCGGACCGGTAATCGATGAGAACGCCTACAACAAAATTCGGGAGTATATGGCGATCGGCTTGTCGGAAGGACGCCTCGTGGCCGGAGGAGAAATCGCCGAGGGCGACGGCTATTACTTGCAGCCGACCGTATTCGCGGATGTAATGCCGGAAGCCCGCATCATGCTCGAGGAAATATTCGGCCCGGTGCTTGCCGTGTGCAAGGCGGATGATTTCAAGCAGGCGATCGATATTTTCAACAATACCGAATACGGGCTGACCGGCTCGGTATTCAGCCGGAACCGCGAGCATCTGGAGTATGCTCGCCGCCATATGCACTGCGGCAATCTGTACTTCAACCGCAAATGCACCGGCGCGCTCGTCGGGGTGCACCCGTTCGGAGGCTTCAATATGTCGGGCACCGACTCCAAGGCGGGCGGACGAGATTATTTACTCTTGTTCACGCAAGCGAAGCTCGTATCGGAGAAATGGTAA
- a CDS encoding sigma 54-interacting transcriptional regulator: MSQSGVMEAVLSVLLGAMNDAVTVIDNEGTVLYWNRVAEETYGINGADIIGRKIGDFFQRESIMLFQVMDSGSAVHQVYHEPRPGMHVMISAAPITDQAGKPIGALSIERDVSSYVKLSAEMYHHPAGQPLLPAVFPSALLQRLQTAFSIGQPLLLAGEGGVGRTSMAEWLHRSAGRSGRFVMVSCSTVPEGMLEAELFGYQGGEERPGKLDLAADGTLYLRDIDALPPSMQEKLAAMLRLSRFERLGGTASVPLQCRICGSVGPEAAAEEPDRLLPSLRYAFQLYTVPPLRERKQDLPELCRVFLHQAAAKAGITAPELAPDALAAVFACDWPGNLSQLRNAMEYAAPAAAGSGAVTSAQLPEYARLTTLNELTEPDLPLSVHSGEWERARIAETLERTNGNKAKAARMLRISRGALYYKMKQYGLD; encoded by the coding sequence ATGAGTCAGTCAGGAGTAATGGAAGCCGTGCTGAGCGTCCTGCTCGGCGCGATGAATGACGCCGTTACCGTCATTGACAACGAGGGAACGGTACTGTACTGGAATCGGGTGGCGGAAGAGACCTACGGAATCAACGGCGCCGATATAATCGGTCGTAAAATAGGAGATTTTTTTCAGAGAGAATCGATTATGCTCTTTCAGGTGATGGACAGCGGCAGCGCGGTCCACCAGGTCTATCATGAGCCGCGGCCGGGGATGCATGTCATGATCAGCGCGGCCCCGATCACGGATCAGGCGGGGAAGCCGATCGGCGCCTTGTCTATCGAGCGGGATGTATCGTCCTATGTGAAATTGAGCGCGGAGATGTATCATCATCCGGCAGGCCAGCCGCTGCTGCCGGCCGTCTTCCCTTCCGCCTTGCTTCAGCGGCTGCAGACCGCATTTTCCATCGGACAGCCGCTACTGCTCGCAGGCGAGGGGGGAGTCGGCCGCACTTCGATGGCCGAATGGCTTCATCGGAGCGCCGGCCGTTCCGGGCGGTTCGTGATGGTCAGCTGCAGCACCGTTCCGGAAGGGATGCTGGAAGCCGAATTATTCGGCTATCAGGGAGGAGAAGAGCGGCCAGGGAAGCTGGATCTGGCTGCCGACGGCACGCTCTATCTGAGAGATATCGACGCGCTTCCTCCGTCGATGCAGGAGAAGCTGGCGGCCATGCTGCGCCTGTCCCGCTTCGAGCGGCTGGGCGGCACGGCATCCGTCCCGCTGCAGTGCCGAATCTGCGGCTCTGTCGGCCCCGAAGCCGCCGCAGAGGAGCCGGACCGCCTGCTGCCTTCCTTGCGGTACGCCTTCCAGCTCTATACGGTTCCGCCGCTGCGCGAGCGGAAGCAGGACCTGCCGGAGCTGTGCCGGGTCTTCCTGCACCAGGCGGCCGCCAAAGCAGGCATCACCGCTCCGGAGCTCGCGCCTGACGCGCTGGCGGCGGTATTTGCCTGCGATTGGCCGGGCAATCTGTCGCAGCTGAGGAACGCGATGGAATACGCCGCGCCGGCCGCGGCCGGATCCGGCGCGGTGACGTCCGCCCAGCTGCCGGAATATGCCCGCTTGACCACCTTGAATGAATTAACCGAGCCGGATCTTCCCCTCAGCGTCCATTCCGGGGAATGGGAGCGCGCCCGCATCGCCGAGACGCTTGAGCGAACGAACGGGAACAAGGCCAAGGCGGCCCGAATGCTGCGGATATCCCGCGGCGCGCTCTACTATAAAATGAAGCAATACGGATTGGACTAG
- a CDS encoding DUF1116 domain-containing protein, which produces MYNTIDEANRAVVEKIASAQPFLIDVVPAKDVIEELNGRTLLHAGPPIDWPDMTGPMKGSCIGALLFEGWAATEDEAKKMLEGGEIRFVPCHHVNAVGPMGGITSANMPVLVVENRTEGNRAYCNLNEGIGKVLRFGAYSEEVISRLRWIRDVLGPGMSQALKASDGGINLNVLVAKAITMGDEFHQRNIAASLLLLKELAPLLLATDVPETDKRTIIKFLADTDQFFLNVMMASCKAVMDGARTIQAGTIVTAMTRNGKDFGIRVSGLGDQWFTAPVNTPQGLFFTGYSQEDANPDIGDSAITETFGVGAMAMIAAPGVTRFVGAGGFDDALAISNEMAEICFDRNSNLTVPTWNFQGICLGIDIRKVIETGITPVINTGIAHKEAGIGQVGAGTVNAPLACFEKALIALAEAMDITD; this is translated from the coding sequence ATGTACAATACGATTGACGAAGCCAACCGGGCGGTAGTCGAGAAAATAGCCAGCGCACAGCCGTTCCTGATCGACGTTGTTCCCGCCAAAGACGTTATCGAGGAATTGAACGGCCGTACGCTGCTACATGCCGGTCCGCCCATTGATTGGCCGGATATGACCGGACCGATGAAGGGTTCCTGCATCGGGGCGCTGCTATTCGAAGGTTGGGCAGCGACAGAAGATGAAGCCAAGAAAATGCTGGAAGGCGGGGAAATCCGATTCGTCCCTTGTCACCACGTCAACGCTGTCGGCCCGATGGGCGGAATTACATCGGCCAATATGCCTGTCCTCGTGGTAGAGAATCGCACGGAAGGCAACCGCGCCTACTGCAACCTGAACGAAGGGATCGGCAAGGTGCTGCGCTTCGGCGCCTATAGTGAAGAGGTGATCAGCCGTCTCCGCTGGATTCGCGATGTCCTCGGTCCCGGCATGTCACAAGCTTTGAAAGCTTCAGACGGAGGCATCAATCTGAATGTGCTCGTCGCCAAGGCGATTACGATGGGCGACGAATTTCATCAGCGCAACATTGCTGCTTCGCTTCTGCTGCTCAAAGAACTGGCGCCGCTCTTATTGGCGACCGATGTGCCCGAGACGGATAAAAGAACCATTATCAAATTTTTGGCGGATACCGACCAATTCTTTCTCAATGTGATGATGGCGTCCTGCAAGGCCGTTATGGATGGCGCGCGCACCATTCAAGCCGGCACGATTGTCACCGCCATGACCCGCAACGGCAAAGATTTCGGCATTCGGGTGAGCGGACTGGGCGATCAATGGTTTACCGCCCCGGTCAATACGCCGCAAGGATTGTTCTTTACCGGCTATTCGCAAGAGGATGCCAACCCGGATATCGGGGATAGCGCCATCACGGAGACGTTCGGGGTCGGCGCCATGGCTATGATTGCCGCACCGGGGGTCACCCGCTTCGTCGGCGCGGGCGGATTCGATGATGCATTGGCAATCAGCAACGAAATGGCGGAAATCTGCTTCGACCGGAACAGTAATCTCACTGTCCCAACATGGAATTTCCAAGGGATCTGCCTGGGCATCGACATCCGCAAAGTGATTGAGACGGGGATCACGCCGGTCATAAATACGGGCATCGCCCATAAGGAAGCAGGGATCGGTCAGGTTGGGGCTGGCACGGTCAACGCGCCGCTCGCCTGCTTCGAGAAGGCGCTGATCGCTCTGGCCGAAGCTATGGACATTACAGACTGA